One genomic segment of Chitinophaga sancti includes these proteins:
- a CDS encoding FecR domain-containing protein, whose translation MEIFPERFAYLFERYSTGKASPEEQTEFWTAIASFRDEDKVVIEALMQQWWDKRDDDHTINNIDSEKMLRRVFSSGNNRVTKPRLRYWPAAAAVIFLFIAAGAYWNWQRQTDPRKNILAATTHDLPAGSTAATLTLDDGSKIKLDSTHQGLLTRQGNALVRNKQEGLIYEGQPGGAIRYNILTTYKGEQYPVTLEDGTRILLDASSSLRFPVTFDAHERRVEVTGRAWFEIAPVAGKPFYVINGDKKIVVLGTKFNITAYNNENTTWITLVTGSIKVETGKASQLLTPGQEAVIHNGTEQIQVNNQADVEETIAWVTGNITFHNADIATILHEIERWYDVQVIIKGTLPDKKYYFSVSRSASLVDALRFLEIYHIKYIINGENKTLTIQPA comes from the coding sequence ATGGAAATATTTCCTGAAAGATTTGCATATCTCTTTGAAAGATATTCGACGGGGAAAGCTTCGCCGGAAGAGCAAACGGAATTCTGGACAGCTATTGCTTCCTTCAGGGATGAAGATAAGGTGGTAATAGAAGCCCTGATGCAGCAATGGTGGGATAAAAGGGACGACGACCATACTATTAATAATATAGACAGTGAAAAAATGCTTAGACGTGTATTTTCTTCCGGTAATAACCGGGTTACAAAACCGCGTTTAAGATATTGGCCTGCCGCAGCAGCTGTCATATTCCTGTTCATAGCCGCAGGGGCCTATTGGAATTGGCAACGGCAAACGGATCCCCGTAAGAATATACTCGCTGCCACTACGCACGATCTGCCGGCAGGCAGTACCGCTGCTACCCTTACTCTGGATGACGGCAGCAAAATTAAGCTGGACAGTACCCACCAGGGGCTGCTCACCAGGCAGGGGAATGCCCTGGTCAGAAATAAACAGGAAGGATTAATTTATGAAGGGCAGCCAGGTGGAGCAATAAGATATAATATTCTCACAACTTATAAAGGTGAACAATACCCGGTTACATTGGAAGATGGTACCAGGATCTTGCTGGATGCTTCTTCTTCCCTGAGATTCCCCGTTACCTTTGATGCGCATGAACGTCGTGTAGAAGTAACAGGCAGGGCCTGGTTTGAAATTGCGCCGGTAGCAGGAAAACCGTTTTATGTCATTAACGGTGATAAAAAGATTGTCGTACTGGGTACTAAATTCAACATTACCGCCTACAACAATGAAAATACAACATGGATCACGCTGGTCACAGGTAGCATCAAAGTAGAAACTGGTAAGGCGTCACAATTATTGACACCCGGACAGGAAGCCGTTATTCATAATGGTACTGAGCAGATACAAGTGAACAATCAGGCAGATGTAGAAGAAACCATTGCCTGGGTAACCGGCAACATCACCTTTCATAACGCTGACATCGCTACTATACTACACGAAATAGAAAGATGGTATGATGTACAGGTAATAATAAAAGGGACTTTGCCCGATAAAAAATATTATTTCAGCGTTTCCAGGTCCGCATCGCTGGTAGATGCATTACGTTTTTTAGAGATTTATCATATAAAATATATAATTAATGGGGAGAACAAAACATTGACTATTCAACCAGCATAA
- a CDS encoding sigma-70 family RNA polymerase sigma factor, whose translation MTKIPEIAEELTSDIFTGLWTGRELLVEVRNVKAFLSKVAYNKAMDFFRLTAHRQQLQAVVAAQMAAGTVADADFKLLESETKRILQEAINSLSPQRKRIFIMHREQGMTHEQIAQALQLSPETVKTTMSMALKSLRAFLSQHGLKSIAIIYYIDYWK comes from the coding sequence ATGACAAAAATCCCTGAAATTGCAGAAGAATTAACCTCTGACATTTTCACCGGTCTTTGGACAGGACGGGAATTGCTGGTTGAAGTCAGGAATGTAAAGGCATTTCTTTCGAAAGTCGCTTATAACAAAGCCATGGATTTTTTCCGCCTCACGGCTCACCGCCAGCAATTACAGGCAGTAGTGGCGGCACAAATGGCTGCAGGTACTGTAGCAGATGCTGATTTCAAACTGCTGGAATCTGAAACCAAACGCATATTACAGGAGGCCATCAACAGCCTAAGCCCACAAAGAAAACGGATATTTATTATGCACCGGGAACAGGGCATGACACATGAACAAATTGCACAGGCACTTCAGTTATCTCCCGAAACAGTCAAAACAACCATGTCAATGGCCCTCAAAAGCTTACGTGCGTTTTTATCCCAACATGGCCTGAAAAGTATTGCAATAATTTACTATATAGACTATTGGAAATAA
- a CDS encoding helix-turn-helix domain-containing protein, protein MAIKESSTNNINRQFLTECNLTYAFQLMGGRWKLPILMHVHKGLKRFGELRKSIPNITERMLILQLKELERDGLVNKTELEYTVTYLGRELIPVCIELHKWGGKHKLVFHGKITDLEPRF, encoded by the coding sequence ATGGCTATAAAAGAGAGCTCAACAAATAATATCAATCGTCAATTTCTTACAGAATGTAATTTGACTTATGCCTTTCAATTAATGGGTGGCAGATGGAAACTTCCTATTTTAATGCATGTGCATAAGGGATTAAAACGATTTGGTGAATTAAGAAAAAGTATCCCTAACATTACAGAGCGAATGCTGATACTTCAATTGAAAGAATTAGAAAGAGATGGATTGGTTAATAAAACAGAATTGGAGTATACAGTAACGTATCTCGGAAGAGAATTGATTCCTGTTTGTATTGAATTACATAAATGGGGAGGCAAGCATAAACTGGTCTTTCATGGTAAAATAACCGATTTAGAGCCCCGGTTTTAA
- a CDS encoding Gfo/Idh/MocA family oxidoreductase, with the protein MNKNKIRIGFIGLNPDSHWASRSHIPALKMLTDDFEIKGVANSTHESAQRTANALQIPYAFENAQALIHSDEIDLVLVTVKVPYHYELVRDAIAAGKHIYCEHPLGNGLKEVKELAALATDKNLVAVVGTQMVVSSQIVYLQQLINDGFVGKVLSTSLIGSGGQWRNETVGDFYYMYDKNNGATLLTIPLAHTLAGLIKVLGGFDQLTSRMTSNYSTVKLTDTGEVKPKNTEDQIMVIGTLKSGAAISIHYRGGISKATNFLWEINGSEGDIQVTGNIGHGQLAQLSIYGAGPGDKALKLLNAAPENPVMENVKRIYELIAGDIRNGTRNAPTFYDAVSLHTVLQAIETNGN; encoded by the coding sequence ATGAATAAAAATAAAATTCGTATTGGATTTATAGGATTAAATCCAGATAGCCATTGGGCATCGAGATCACATATTCCGGCATTGAAAATGCTGACAGACGATTTTGAAATCAAGGGTGTGGCGAATTCTACACACGAAAGTGCGCAGCGAACAGCCAATGCATTACAAATTCCGTATGCATTTGAAAATGCCCAGGCGTTAATACATTCGGATGAAATAGATCTTGTATTAGTGACCGTCAAAGTTCCCTATCATTATGAGCTGGTACGCGATGCGATAGCAGCAGGTAAGCATATATATTGTGAACATCCACTGGGCAACGGATTGAAAGAAGTAAAAGAGCTGGCTGCATTAGCCACTGACAAGAATTTAGTTGCTGTTGTAGGAACGCAGATGGTGGTTTCTTCGCAGATAGTTTATCTGCAGCAACTTATTAATGATGGTTTTGTTGGGAAAGTACTATCTACCTCATTAATTGGTTCAGGTGGTCAATGGCGCAATGAAACTGTCGGGGATTTTTATTACATGTATGATAAGAATAATGGCGCTACTTTGCTCACAATTCCACTGGCGCATACATTGGCAGGTTTGATTAAAGTTCTCGGTGGTTTTGATCAACTTACTTCACGTATGACCAGTAATTATTCAACTGTTAAACTAACGGATACCGGAGAAGTAAAACCTAAAAACACCGAAGATCAAATCATGGTAATTGGTACTTTGAAAAGTGGTGCAGCTATTTCCATTCATTATCGTGGTGGAATATCTAAAGCCACTAATTTTCTTTGGGAGATTAATGGTTCTGAAGGAGATATACAGGTAACTGGAAATATTGGACATGGGCAATTAGCCCAGCTTTCTATTTATGGTGCCGGACCCGGGGATAAGGCATTGAAATTATTAAACGCTGCTCCGGAAAACCCAGTAATGGAAAATGTAAAAAGGATATATGAATTGATAGCTGGGGATATAAGGAATGGTACTCGTAATGCACCGACGTTTTATGATGCAGTGTCTTTACATACGGTGTTGCAGGCAATTGAAACCAATGGAAACTAG
- a CDS encoding IS5 family transposase, translating to MIRYTPAKQLTLEGFSTPFSQQLSTSNRWVILAAKIPWDKLADVYYKKMRADFGAPTLSARMVIGAVIIKHILNIDDREVVEQITENIYLQYFVGLSSFQQEAPFDASLMVSIRKRLGVEVMSRLNEIILQEAGLTKAKEEKTSDAGSKDESDGDGGESNKVGCQADAEIVKETPSEGLSGTLMLDATVSEQQIDYPTDIKLLNEGRRQLEGIIERGCLAAELIMPRMYRNIARKQYLNIAKKKNKSKRDIRRGIRQQLQYVKRDLKYINWLIETGPTFKETLKPKEWTLIQVIQEMYRQQVEMYKKREQKISDRIVSIYQPHVRPMPRGKDRVSTEFGSKQLVLLKDGYTHIEKLSWDNYNEGGLLIECLETHKRLFGCYPERVLGDQLFGTRENRRYMKEKGIRYVGKPLGRPSSDSKQQKRLLQKQMPERNAIEGKFGQGKNAYGLGKIKARLKDTAESWVMSIYFVMNLLKLAAGSFLSLLQIYYWLVTEGYLTIMVSCPDAQLRPRYMRRMEW from the coding sequence ATGATACGTTATACACCTGCAAAACAATTGACATTAGAAGGTTTTTCCACACCCTTCTCGCAGCAGTTATCCACTTCCAACAGGTGGGTTATACTCGCTGCAAAGATTCCGTGGGACAAACTGGCGGATGTGTATTATAAAAAGATGCGGGCTGATTTCGGAGCGCCAACCTTGAGTGCGCGGATGGTAATTGGTGCGGTGATCATCAAACATATACTGAATATAGACGATCGTGAGGTAGTAGAGCAGATCACAGAAAACATATATCTGCAATATTTTGTAGGTCTAAGCAGTTTTCAACAGGAAGCTCCCTTTGATGCATCGCTGATGGTCAGTATTAGAAAACGGTTAGGCGTAGAGGTGATGTCCAGGTTGAATGAGATTATCTTGCAGGAAGCGGGATTAACCAAAGCGAAAGAAGAGAAAACATCGGATGCCGGCAGTAAGGATGAAAGTGATGGGGATGGAGGAGAGAGCAATAAAGTTGGCTGCCAGGCGGATGCAGAGATAGTAAAAGAAACGCCATCTGAAGGACTATCAGGAACATTGATGTTAGACGCGACGGTGTCAGAGCAACAGATCGATTATCCAACGGATATTAAGTTATTAAATGAGGGGCGCCGTCAATTGGAAGGGATAATAGAGCGGGGATGTCTGGCTGCTGAACTGATTATGCCGCGGATGTATCGCAATATAGCCAGGAAGCAATATTTGAACATTGCCAAAAAGAAAAACAAAAGCAAAAGAGACATACGCAGGGGTATCCGTCAGCAATTGCAATATGTTAAGCGGGATTTAAAGTATATCAACTGGCTGATTGAAACAGGACCTACTTTTAAGGAGACATTGAAACCGAAAGAGTGGACGTTAATACAAGTGATCCAGGAAATGTATCGTCAGCAGGTAGAGATGTATAAGAAAAGAGAACAGAAAATATCTGATCGGATTGTAAGTATCTATCAACCGCATGTGCGTCCGATGCCGAGAGGCAAAGACCGCGTATCAACGGAGTTTGGCAGCAAGCAACTGGTGTTGTTGAAAGATGGTTACACACATATTGAGAAGCTGAGTTGGGATAATTACAATGAAGGAGGATTACTAATCGAATGCCTGGAAACCCATAAACGCTTGTTTGGGTGTTATCCGGAGCGGGTATTAGGAGATCAGTTGTTCGGCACACGTGAAAACCGACGATACATGAAGGAAAAAGGGATCCGTTATGTTGGCAAGCCATTGGGTCGGCCCTCATCAGATAGTAAGCAGCAAAAGCGATTATTGCAAAAGCAGATGCCGGAACGAAATGCGATTGAAGGGAAATTTGGACAGGGGAAAAATGCATACGGTCTGGGTAAGATCAAGGCCCGTCTTAAGGATACAGCTGAGAGTTGGGTGATGTCTATTTACTTTGTTATGAATCTGCTTAAACTGGCAGCAGGTTCTTTTTTGTCATTACTCCAAATCTATTACTGGCTGGTAACAGAGGGTTATTTAACGATAATGGTGAGTTGCCCGGATGCACAACTTAGACCTCGATATATGAGACGTATGGAATGGTAA
- a CDS encoding recombinase family protein has product MGKKIKKAFIWKAEGMKNEEIISRLKAMGVKMYKQQLTKIFKRPFYSGMINHGLLEGKIVEGDHEKMISPEIFLKVNNIHQGSGGYGVPHKKEQDAVPLKIFIKCDTCNQPFTGYVVKAKSLWYYKCRKDGKGKTPNLSIY; this is encoded by the coding sequence GTGGGAAAAAAGATAAAGAAGGCATTTATCTGGAAGGCGGAGGGTATGAAGAATGAGGAAATTATTTCCAGGCTGAAGGCGATGGGAGTAAAAATGTATAAGCAGCAGTTAACTAAGATATTTAAACGGCCGTTCTATAGCGGTATGATTAACCACGGGTTATTGGAAGGTAAAATAGTCGAAGGTGACCATGAGAAGATGATCAGCCCTGAAATCTTCTTAAAGGTCAATAACATTCATCAGGGTTCGGGAGGATACGGAGTGCCACATAAAAAGGAACAAGACGCTGTGCCCCTTAAGATCTTCATTAAATGTGATACCTGCAACCAGCCATTTACAGGTTATGTAGTCAAAGCAAAATCACTGTGGTATTATAAGTGCCGGAAGGATGGGAAGGGTAAGACCCCAAACCTTAGTATTTACTAG
- a CDS encoding DUF262 domain-containing HNH endonuclease family protein has product MNSTQNILQAKNIFTENIQTLFTNAENIRIPEYQRAYSWERKQCSQFLDDLLEQRGKRYYLGQFLFEKVDNTLYIIDGQQRLTTTILLLSAIAKIKNKKGKEVSKIQSTYLTDVFRTIGDDQIVFKQITQRHLMSKKDDTDTISQRRLIEAFSYFEQYLLDVDEFTIDAVQQTLEEAVISTFFICSKVEATQVFEYQNNRGKDLSRFEIIKAYLMHQVYIQSENVRQANSIIADIQTAVASTYRYFEVTEGYFTESELLDYSSSLFYSINGNIESIKEKLIHESDKLEWIKGFFENFAGLSLSAKSIVKNKAHIEIANLFLVGNEVKWQLVLLTLFYKGETSGDFYTKILKLLEVLCFKLKLGDYRSDHLPTYAKNYFSGKDGYDIERLYQDIKKATEIGFNWYWNDQDRFKNIIHHYFGNGKWHYDPNTIKFVLWQYENAIRIANKSGALLDKEQYEGYTIEHIKPQNPKEEQYTEDFRNNFLHLAGNLALLTVNQNSKFSNKSFEKKRELFQDTALSSYTEIREKIQWTEQEIAERHQKISAFTKSYFDTAGL; this is encoded by the coding sequence ATGAATAGTACTCAAAATATACTGCAGGCTAAAAATATATTTACCGAAAATATCCAGACACTTTTTACTAACGCAGAAAACATACGGATTCCAGAATACCAACGGGCCTATAGCTGGGAAAGAAAACAATGTTCGCAATTCCTGGATGATTTGCTGGAGCAACGCGGCAAACGTTACTATTTAGGTCAGTTTCTTTTTGAAAAAGTGGACAACACCCTTTATATCATCGACGGTCAGCAGCGGCTCACCACCACAATTCTACTTCTTTCGGCCATTGCCAAGATCAAAAATAAAAAGGGAAAAGAAGTTAGTAAAATACAATCTACCTACTTAACAGACGTATTTAGAACAATTGGAGACGACCAGATTGTCTTTAAACAGATCACACAAAGACATTTAATGTCAAAAAAGGACGATACGGATACCATTTCCCAAAGAAGACTAATCGAGGCTTTCAGTTATTTTGAACAGTATTTACTTGATGTGGATGAATTTACAATTGATGCCGTTCAGCAAACCTTAGAGGAAGCGGTAATCAGCACTTTTTTTATTTGCAGTAAAGTCGAGGCTACGCAGGTTTTTGAGTACCAAAATAATCGAGGAAAGGACCTTTCGCGGTTTGAGATCATTAAAGCTTATCTCATGCATCAGGTATATATCCAAAGCGAAAACGTCAGACAAGCAAACAGCATCATTGCGGATATTCAGACTGCTGTTGCAAGTACATATCGCTATTTCGAAGTTACTGAAGGTTATTTTACTGAAAGTGAGCTGTTAGATTATAGTTCCAGCCTGTTTTACAGTATTAACGGAAATATAGAATCAATAAAAGAAAAGCTCATCCATGAAAGTGACAAACTGGAATGGATTAAAGGCTTTTTTGAAAATTTTGCTGGTCTAAGCCTAAGCGCCAAGAGCATCGTAAAAAATAAGGCCCACATTGAGATTGCTAATCTCTTCCTTGTCGGGAACGAAGTAAAATGGCAACTGGTTTTATTGACATTGTTTTACAAAGGGGAAACCTCAGGCGATTTTTACACTAAAATTCTAAAGTTGCTCGAAGTTCTTTGCTTTAAGCTTAAGCTAGGTGACTACCGGAGTGACCATTTGCCAACTTATGCAAAAAACTATTTTAGCGGCAAAGATGGATACGACATAGAACGGCTTTACCAGGATATAAAAAAGGCAACAGAAATTGGATTTAACTGGTACTGGAATGACCAAGATAGGTTTAAAAACATTATTCACCATTACTTTGGTAATGGGAAATGGCATTATGACCCTAATACGATAAAGTTTGTACTCTGGCAGTATGAAAATGCCATAAGGATTGCAAACAAATCAGGTGCTCTGCTGGACAAGGAACAATATGAAGGATATACAATAGAACATATCAAACCGCAAAATCCAAAAGAGGAGCAGTATACCGAAGATTTTAGGAACAATTTCCTTCATTTAGCAGGCAATCTTGCGCTTTTAACAGTGAACCAAAACAGCAAGTTTAGCAATAAGTCATTTGAAAAGAAACGTGAGCTTTTTCAGGATACGGCACTTTCAAGTTACACAGAGATCCGTGAAAAAATTCAGTGGACTGAACAGGAAATAGCCGAAAGGCATCAGAAAATTTCGGCCTTTACAAAGTCTTATTTTGATACTGCAGGCCTGTAA
- a CDS encoding phospholipase D family protein, translating to MKLITTATELEKEFRRLTRQYKNFYWATAWASSSSKLFNDLLINKDKIGKIVVGIHFYQTHPDFIEAFLNDKKVRFIQHPEGTFHPKLYLFTDSSEKWELIIGSANFTKEAFSQNIEACILLSNKDNNSSETFANAIKLVEQAFVDGKIFDNSDLEKYMITWKNHRQKIKSISGQYGSEKRMPKPIHEVPIIIRSWAEFMSEVRCENKHVIERRLRVIKISSELFRSKNHFSELTEDERKFIAGIPNKLKLDGAEDWGYFGSMKGAGIFKNKIKKNDKNVSKALDQIPLSGQITKRHFDNFIKYFTQTFTGNYIATATRLLCMKRPDTFICFDSKNRSALCKDFGIIQSAMDYQRYWDEIIERLNDSDWWQNPGPKNYTEQKVSEARAAFLDSLYYEK from the coding sequence ATGAAACTAATAACCACGGCGACAGAATTAGAAAAAGAGTTTAGACGACTGACTAGACAATATAAAAATTTCTATTGGGCGACAGCCTGGGCAAGTTCCAGTTCAAAGCTTTTCAACGATCTTTTAATCAATAAAGATAAAATCGGCAAAATTGTTGTTGGAATTCATTTCTATCAAACACATCCTGACTTTATTGAAGCATTTTTGAATGACAAAAAAGTCCGCTTTATCCAACACCCAGAAGGAACATTTCATCCTAAACTGTATTTATTCACCGATAGTTCTGAAAAATGGGAGCTAATTATTGGTAGTGCTAATTTCACCAAAGAGGCATTCTCACAAAATATCGAAGCGTGCATATTGCTTAGTAACAAAGACAATAATTCATCTGAAACCTTTGCCAATGCAATAAAACTGGTTGAACAAGCTTTTGTTGATGGAAAAATATTCGACAATTCTGACTTGGAAAAGTATATGATAACCTGGAAAAATCACAGGCAAAAAATTAAAAGTATATCCGGACAATACGGCAGTGAAAAACGAATGCCCAAGCCTATCCATGAAGTTCCGATAATAATTAGAAGCTGGGCGGAATTTATGAGCGAAGTTCGTTGTGAAAACAAACACGTAATTGAACGAAGATTGAGAGTAATAAAAATCTCAAGTGAACTCTTTAGAAGTAAAAACCATTTTAGCGAACTAACAGAAGACGAACGAAAATTTATAGCAGGTATTCCAAACAAACTAAAACTTGATGGGGCAGAGGATTGGGGTTATTTCGGAAGTATGAAAGGAGCTGGGATTTTTAAAAACAAGATCAAAAAAAATGACAAAAATGTTTCAAAGGCATTAGACCAAATCCCGCTTTCGGGTCAAATAACAAAACGACATTTTGACAACTTTATAAAATATTTCACGCAGACGTTTACAGGTAATTACATAGCAACTGCAACACGACTATTATGTATGAAGCGACCAGACACATTTATATGTTTCGATAGTAAAAATCGGTCAGCACTTTGTAAGGATTTCGGAATTATTCAATCCGCAATGGACTATCAAAGATATTGGGACGAAATTATAGAAAGACTTAATGACAGTGACTGGTGGCAAAACCCAGGCCCTAAAAACTATACAGAACAAAAAGTAAGTGAAGCAAGGGCAGCATTTTTGGATAGCTTGTATTACGAAAAATGA
- a CDS encoding virulence RhuM family protein: protein MENENSFQYNDIIFYSTPAGDIRIEVIFNDETFWLTQKRMAELFAVEVPAISKHLNNIYESGELDKGSTISILETVQQEGGRKIKRKLEFYNLDAIIAVGYRVNSMQATQFRIWATRNLREFIVKGFVLDDERLKQGKFQ from the coding sequence ATGGAAAACGAAAATTCATTTCAATATAATGACATTATTTTCTACAGTACACCTGCAGGAGATATAAGAATAGAAGTAATATTTAATGATGAAACATTTTGGCTTACTCAAAAGCGGATGGCCGAATTATTTGCGGTAGAAGTGCCTGCCATTAGTAAGCATTTGAATAACATATATGAGTCAGGAGAGCTGGATAAGGGTTCAACTATTTCCATTTTGGAAACAGTTCAACAAGAAGGGGGAAGAAAGATAAAACGGAAATTGGAGTTTTACAATCTAGATGCAATAATAGCTGTCGGCTACAGGGTAAATTCAATGCAGGCTACTCAATTTAGAATTTGGGCTACCAGGAACCTGAGAGAATTTATCGTTAAGGGGTTTGTGTTAGATGATGAGCGTTTGAAACAAGGGAAGTTTCAATGA
- a CDS encoding SGNH/GDSL hydrolase family protein, producing the protein MTKRYHTLGILQFGWPTLLLLYCISVSANPPVSQYHTDDKTKWVGTWGTALLAIDPKDMPPKPGMANHVLRQIVCVSIGADKLRLKFSNKFGNSPLEIRSVQIAVAKDSSAIDMSTIALLTFNGKQEVILQPGTEIYCDPKSFGLKPRARIAITISFGEVPSILTGHGGSRTTSYLFASNAAKPGETYRDMIRIDHWYIIAGIEVAAKNNTGSVVVFGDSIADGRGSGTNKQNRWPDILSENLLKNPATSKVGVINMGIGGNAILKGGLGPTGLLRFEHDVLEQKGVRWLILAEGINDLGGARDSLAADDIAQNLIAAYQQFIDLAHAKGIKVYGATIMPFKKSFYYESYKNSARNKVNEWIRSSNHFDAVIDFDQLMRDPNDKDVLKYEVQAGANDFLHPNELGYRLIGDGINLSLFK; encoded by the coding sequence ATGACAAAACGATATCATACCCTCGGAATACTGCAATTTGGATGGCCGACACTATTGTTGCTGTATTGTATTTCTGTATCAGCTAATCCTCCTGTTAGCCAATATCACACAGATGACAAAACGAAATGGGTAGGTACCTGGGGAACAGCACTTTTGGCAATAGATCCTAAGGACATGCCCCCCAAACCAGGAATGGCTAACCATGTCTTAAGACAGATCGTCTGCGTCTCAATCGGTGCTGATAAACTAAGGCTGAAGTTCTCCAATAAATTTGGGAATAGTCCGCTCGAGATCAGATCGGTACAGATTGCGGTTGCGAAAGACAGTAGCGCGATTGATATGTCAACCATTGCATTGTTAACCTTCAATGGGAAACAGGAAGTTATTTTGCAGCCAGGTACAGAAATTTATTGCGACCCCAAATCGTTTGGGCTAAAGCCGAGGGCCAGAATCGCTATCACTATTTCTTTTGGCGAAGTCCCTTCCATTCTTACGGGGCATGGAGGCTCCCGGACTACCTCTTATCTGTTTGCCAGCAACGCTGCCAAACCCGGTGAAACATACAGGGATATGATCAGGATTGATCATTGGTATATTATTGCAGGAATTGAAGTAGCAGCCAAAAATAATACGGGATCGGTTGTCGTTTTCGGTGATTCAATCGCTGATGGACGCGGTTCCGGGACCAATAAACAGAATCGCTGGCCCGATATATTATCAGAGAATTTGCTAAAAAATCCAGCTACCAGCAAGGTAGGTGTAATTAATATGGGGATCGGTGGTAATGCCATTCTTAAAGGAGGATTAGGACCTACCGGATTGCTACGTTTCGAACATGATGTCCTTGAGCAGAAAGGGGTCAGATGGCTTATTCTGGCAGAAGGAATTAACGACCTTGGCGGAGCACGAGACAGTTTGGCCGCTGATGACATAGCACAAAATCTCATTGCCGCTTATCAACAATTCATAGATCTGGCGCACGCCAAAGGAATAAAGGTGTACGGTGCTACCATCATGCCTTTCAAAAAAAGCTTCTATTATGAGAGCTACAAAAATTCCGCTCGCAACAAGGTCAACGAATGGATCCGGAGCTCGAACCATTTCGATGCAGTCATCGACTTTGATCAGTTGATGAGAGATCCCAATGATAAGGACGTTCTAAAATATGAAGTACAAGCCGGGGCGAATGATTTTCTTCATCCTAACGAACTGGGTTACCGTTTAATAGGCGATGGAATAAACCTGTCTTTGTTTAAGTAA
- a CDS encoding VOC family protein yields the protein MKKHLLLALLSLSLIPLPKDIIIGIDHIPVVVNNLDSATNFYKKLGFSIKPGRFHQNGIRNQHIKFPDGTEIELITASQPMDPLTTEYYNSLKEGEGPVYFGLFATNPAALNKQIDTNILHPLFFGSRNHSPTDKPEHFAHSNTAYSLRSIWLATDHIPTYLQLFKKLGIKVKQKKMFSGIIAQTAVLKEGEVILLPASLQVIPHHQVIGATVQVKDLKKLKTILQQSGIKGSESTNSLLLSPALTHGIYLEFKQ from the coding sequence ATGAAAAAACATCTCTTGCTCGCCCTGCTCTCGCTATCACTTATACCTCTTCCAAAAGATATCATCATAGGCATCGACCATATCCCTGTGGTTGTTAACAATCTTGACAGCGCCACCAACTTCTATAAAAAATTAGGATTCTCTATCAAGCCCGGCAGGTTCCATCAAAACGGCATCCGCAATCAACACATCAAATTTCCTGATGGTACCGAAATCGAACTTATTACAGCATCACAACCCATGGATCCACTGACAACCGAATATTACAATTCCTTAAAAGAAGGAGAAGGCCCCGTTTATTTTGGACTCTTCGCCACTAATCCCGCGGCATTAAATAAACAAATTGACACAAACATTTTACACCCACTCTTTTTCGGCTCAAGAAATCACTCACCAACCGACAAACCCGAGCATTTCGCCCACAGCAATACTGCCTACTCCCTTAGAAGTATCTGGCTGGCCACAGATCACATTCCCACATACCTCCAGCTTTTTAAAAAGCTCGGAATAAAAGTCAAACAGAAAAAGATGTTCTCAGGAATAATCGCTCAAACAGCAGTCTTGAAAGAAGGCGAAGTTATTTTATTGCCAGCCTCATTACAGGTAATCCCGCATCACCAGGTAATAGGGGCCACTGTGCAGGTTAAAGATCTGAAAAAATTGAAAACGATCTTACAGCAGTCAGGTATCAAAGGCAGTGAGAGTACAAACAGTTTATTACTATCCCCTGCACTTACACATGGAATCTATCTTGAATTTAAACAATAG